Proteins found in one Cloacibacillus sp. genomic segment:
- a CDS encoding LacI family DNA-binding transcriptional regulator: MKVTMQEVAERAGVDKATVSRVLRGDHRISEKTKIKVMESVRALDYRLDRSARSLSTHKSGLVGVVVGDLNRPWLGAFLAGLDRAFSNSSYEILLKSTQNNPLRAKNVRSSLYERHAEGIVWCDAASFPDELNVPAVTFGFKAPDCCSVTMEESSDEPTFETGVLAGRLILQLVTGRPIPGREIVVKSSKE, translated from the coding sequence ATGAAGGTCACTATGCAGGAGGTCGCGGAGCGCGCCGGCGTTGACAAGGCTACTGTCAGCAGGGTGCTGCGCGGCGACCACAGAATTTCCGAAAAGACGAAAATAAAGGTGATGGAGAGCGTGCGGGCGCTGGATTACAGGCTCGACCGCAGCGCTCGCAGCCTCTCCACGCATAAAAGCGGGCTGGTCGGCGTCGTCGTAGGCGACCTGAACAGGCCGTGGCTCGGCGCCTTTCTCGCGGGGCTTGACCGCGCCTTTTCAAACTCTTCCTATGAAATTTTACTGAAATCGACGCAAAACAATCCCCTGCGTGCAAAAAATGTAAGAAGTTCCCTTTACGAGCGACACGCCGAGGGTATAGTCTGGTGTGATGCCGCAAGTTTCCCGGACGAGCTGAACGTCCCCGCCGTCACCTTCGGATTCAAAGCGCCGGACTGCTGCTCCGTCACAATGGAGGAGAGCTCCGACGAACCGACATTCGAGACGGGGGTGCTCGCCGGACGGCTGATTTTGCAGCTTGTGACGGGCAGGCCGATCCCGGGACGCGAGATCGTCGTAAAAAGTTCAAAGGAGTAA
- a CDS encoding prepilin-type N-terminal cleavage/methylation domain-containing protein, whose product MGAGRKGFTLVELLIVIIIIGILAGMMMLATTGVIAKAEATRIVSNLRTLKSAVIMYQLENGKLPMDTRIFMGSPNSLDKYLDGAKLGNAYYVGKLSNDLWVAYAGHIDEPKNGTDSDVWRQLEKMAEKTGIDIQVPPEARYYLESSR is encoded by the coding sequence ATGGGCGCGGGGAGAAAAGGCTTCACCCTTGTGGAGCTGCTTATCGTAATAATCATAATAGGCATACTGGCCGGGATGATGATGCTGGCGACCACAGGCGTCATCGCCAAGGCGGAGGCTACAAGGATAGTGTCGAACCTGAGGACTCTGAAAAGCGCGGTCATCATGTATCAGCTAGAAAACGGAAAATTGCCGATGGACACAAGAATATTTATGGGGTCACCCAATTCGCTGGATAAATATCTGGACGGCGCAAAGCTAGGCAACGCCTATTATGTCGGAAAACTCTCTAACGATCTCTGGGTCGCCTATGCCGGCCACATCGACGAACCGAAAAATGGAACAGATAGCGACGTATGGCGTCAATTAGAGAAAATGGCGGAAAAGACAGGCATCGACATACAAGTGCCACCCGAGGCGCGCTACTATTTAGAAAGTTCCCGCTGA
- a CDS encoding thioesterase → MTELENTLPFSGIDPRGRVKFSVLLEMFQQMADIDASKYGLSVRQTLAHNMTWVLRKYRVDLESCPTKESGAIRIKTYAETYRNLFSLRSFKLWDAQGKFLGSAYTWWVLIDIEKQRPIRLDRCELMAPLFGKISDALPQDPKIEELDAPDIEETWKVRWQDLDVNDHTNHTVYFSWALDTVPEAVPMEMAPHFVEGEYIHPIPKTRVRCLTQEIPADGGRSFLHSIRHLTDDTEYAKFLSRWR, encoded by the coding sequence ATGACTGAGCTTGAAAACACGCTCCCGTTCAGCGGCATCGACCCGCGCGGGCGCGTGAAATTCTCCGTGCTGCTGGAGATGTTCCAGCAGATGGCCGACATTGACGCCTCAAAGTACGGGCTTTCCGTGCGCCAGACGCTTGCGCACAACATGACGTGGGTGCTGCGGAAATACCGCGTGGACCTTGAAAGCTGCCCCACAAAGGAAAGCGGCGCCATCAGGATAAAAACCTACGCGGAGACGTACCGCAACCTCTTTTCTTTGAGAAGTTTCAAGCTGTGGGACGCGCAGGGGAAATTCCTCGGCTCGGCCTACACATGGTGGGTGCTCATAGACATTGAAAAACAGCGCCCGATTCGGCTTGACAGGTGCGAGCTTATGGCTCCGCTTTTTGGAAAAATATCCGACGCGCTGCCGCAGGATCCAAAGATAGAGGAGCTTGACGCGCCCGACATCGAAGAGACGTGGAAGGTGCGCTGGCAGGACCTCGACGTAAACGACCACACGAACCACACCGTCTATTTCAGCTGGGCGCTCGACACTGTGCCGGAGGCGGTGCCGATGGAGATGGCGCCGCATTTTGTGGAGGGAGAATATATCCACCCCATCCCCAAAACGCGAGTGCGCTGCCTGACGCAGGAAATACCCGCGGACGGCGGGCGTTCTTTTCTGCACTCCATCCGCCATCTGACAGACGACACAGAGTACGCCAAATTCCTGTCACGCTGGCGATAA
- a CDS encoding coenzyme F420-0:L-glutamate ligase produces MRYVGAVSRGIRLPVVTQGDDIIKIITESIVKAAQSPRDKFEMRNGDVIGVTESLVARSQGNYVTLADISNDVAAKFPDGDVAVICPILSRNRFHQLLRGMVAGIKGRVHVVLTYPSDEVGNQIIEPMNYYLNNKNLSGECFDEKEYYEVFGEYKHPFTGVDYIQLYKSIAPERVSVHFSNNPLSALKFADQVIVASIHARTIHRDILEKGGAKKVVTMDQICSEPHRPGMGWNENYGLLGSNYTNDNSVKLFPRDCTAFVNKLKDELKKCSGIDTEVLVYGDGAFKDPVCGIWELADPVVSPGFTDGLSGMPKEIKLKYVADNASGGNPEEAVKEAIRAKGALDRFGHSTLGTTPRRLTDLIGSLCDLTSGSGDKGTPVIYIQGYFDNYLDD; encoded by the coding sequence ATGCGTTACGTTGGCGCAGTTTCCAGAGGCATTCGCCTGCCGGTCGTCACACAGGGAGACGACATAATAAAAATAATCACAGAAAGCATAGTGAAGGCGGCTCAGTCGCCGCGCGATAAATTTGAGATGCGCAACGGAGACGTCATAGGCGTTACAGAGTCTCTCGTGGCGCGTTCACAGGGCAACTATGTCACGCTTGCGGACATTTCAAACGACGTCGCCGCAAAATTCCCCGATGGGGACGTAGCCGTCATCTGCCCCATACTTTCGCGCAACCGCTTTCATCAGCTATTGCGCGGCATGGTGGCCGGCATAAAGGGCCGCGTGCACGTTGTGCTCACCTATCCGTCGGACGAAGTGGGCAACCAGATAATCGAGCCGATGAACTACTACTTGAACAACAAAAATCTCTCCGGCGAATGCTTTGATGAAAAAGAATATTATGAGGTCTTCGGAGAATACAAGCACCCCTTCACGGGCGTGGACTACATACAGCTATACAAAAGCATCGCGCCGGAGCGCGTCAGCGTCCATTTCTCAAACAACCCGCTCTCCGCGCTGAAGTTCGCAGATCAAGTGATCGTGGCCAGCATCCACGCGCGCACGATACACCGCGACATACTGGAAAAGGGCGGAGCGAAAAAAGTCGTCACAATGGACCAGATATGCAGCGAGCCGCACCGTCCCGGCATGGGCTGGAACGAAAACTACGGCCTGCTCGGCTCAAACTACACAAACGACAATTCCGTGAAACTCTTCCCGCGCGACTGCACAGCCTTCGTCAACAAGCTCAAGGACGAGCTGAAAAAATGCTCGGGAATAGATACGGAGGTGCTCGTCTACGGAGACGGCGCCTTCAAAGACCCGGTATGCGGTATATGGGAGCTGGCGGACCCTGTAGTCTCGCCTGGCTTCACCGACGGCCTAAGCGGAATGCCCAAAGAAATCAAATTAAAATACGTAGCGGACAACGCAAGCGGCGGGAATCCCGAAGAGGCCGTCAAAGAGGCGATACGCGCAAAAGGCGCGCTCGACCGTTTCGGCCATTCGACGCTCGGCACGACGCCGCGCCGCCTGACCGACCTCATAGGCTCGCTCTGCGACCTCACCTCCGGCTCCGGCGACAAGGGCACGCCCGTAATATACATACAGGGCTATTTCGACAACTACCTCGATGACTGA
- a CDS encoding (2Fe-2S) ferredoxin domain-containing protein has translation MIKIKVCIGSACHVKGSRRVVEGLQFQIAENGLKDKINLGGVFCMGKCQEGVCVTVNDKFCSVDPDKVEDFFKDEVLPLTK, from the coding sequence ATGATAAAAATCAAAGTTTGCATCGGAAGCGCCTGTCACGTAAAAGGCTCACGCAGAGTGGTAGAGGGGCTGCAGTTCCAGATAGCCGAAAACGGACTCAAAGACAAAATAAACTTGGGCGGCGTCTTCTGCATGGGAAAATGCCAGGAGGGCGTCTGCGTTACGGTAAACGACAAATTCTGCTCCGTGGACCCCGATAAAGTCGAAGATTTTTTCAAAGACGAGGTGCTCCCGCTCACTAAATAG
- a CDS encoding phosphotransferase, producing the protein MKLEKIIAVRTTKTVFRDGDKCIKVFDKDHAKAAILAEAAAHAKVEESGLRVPKILEVTKADGKWAIVTEYIPGKTLDRLMEEAPEKFDEYMERFAAAHIMINAKDGASLPKLKERLAESFRGAELSSTAMYDLMIRMESLPDGAALCHGDFAPSNLIVTEDGCDYIVDWKRAAQGAPAADAARTYLLFWLAGDIDGADKYAALYCNKSGLSKSDIEKWIPLRAAERLSLGKAEEREFLLYWVNVVDYE; encoded by the coding sequence ATGAAGCTGGAAAAAATAATCGCGGTCCGCACCACAAAAACCGTTTTCCGCGACGGAGACAAATGTATAAAGGTATTTGACAAAGACCACGCAAAGGCCGCTATACTCGCGGAGGCGGCGGCTCACGCAAAGGTCGAAGAAAGCGGCCTGCGCGTTCCAAAGATACTTGAAGTGACGAAGGCCGACGGCAAATGGGCGATAGTTACCGAATACATACCGGGCAAGACGCTCGACCGCCTTATGGAAGAGGCGCCAGAAAAATTCGACGAATATATGGAACGTTTCGCCGCGGCTCATATCATGATAAACGCAAAGGACGGCGCGTCGCTTCCGAAGCTCAAAGAGCGCCTTGCGGAAAGTTTCCGCGGCGCGGAGCTCTCAAGCACCGCCATGTACGACCTGATGATCCGCATGGAATCTCTTCCCGACGGCGCCGCTCTCTGCCACGGAGATTTTGCGCCTAGCAACCTTATCGTGACGGAGGACGGATGCGACTATATAGTTGACTGGAAACGCGCCGCACAGGGCGCGCCCGCAGCCGACGCCGCGCGCACCTACCTGCTCTTCTGGCTTGCCGGAGACATAGACGGCGCTGATAAATACGCCGCGCTCTACTGCAACAAGAGCGGCCTCTCAAAATCGGATATAGAAAAATGGATACCCCTCCGCGCCGCCGAAAGGCTTTCGCTCGGAAAGGCGGAGGAGCGCGAATTTCTGCTCTACTGGGTCAACGTAGTCGATTACGAATAA
- the adhE gene encoding bifunctional acetaldehyde-CoA/alcohol dehydrogenase: protein MKKETEKSFAVVDSVEALAARMNEVREAQRAFAGFTQQQVDKIFQAAAMAANKARIPLARAAFEETGMGVLEDKVIKNHFASEYIYNYYKDVKTCGVIDEDKYFGTQRIAEPVGVIAAVIPTTNPTSTAIFKSLLALKTRNGIIISPHPRAKNATILAARTVLDAAVAAGAPQNIIAWVDVPSLELTNEVMHSADIILATGGPGMVKAAYSSGKPALGVGAGNTPAVIDTSADIKLAVSSIIHSKTFDNGMICASEQSVIVLSTIYDEVRKEFAARGCYFLNKAETERVRKTIIVNGALNAAIVGQRACKIAQMAGVKAPEGSKILIGEVESVDISEEFAHEKLSPVLAMYRAADFKEAVAKAEQLVADGGFGHTSSLYLNAVTEREKLDYFKGRMKTGRVLVNTPSSHGGIGDMYNFDTTPSLTLGCGSWGGNSVSENVGVKHLLNIKTVAERRENMLWFRTPQKVYIKKGCLPVALCELKNVLGKKKVFIVTDSFLYNNGYTKAITEKLDEMGITHTTFYNVAPDPTLACAREGAEAMRAFAPDCIIALGGGSAMDAGKIMWVMYEHPEADFLDMAMRFVDIRKRVYTFPKMGEKASFIAVPTSAGTGSEVTPFAVITDEKTGVKYPLADYELMPNMAIVDADMMMDAPKGLTAASGIDAVTHALEAYASMLASEFSDAMALRALRSIFDYLPRAYENGANDPTAREKMAHAASMAGMAFANAFLGVCHSMAHKLGAFHHLPHGTANALMIEYVLRFNAVETPPKMGTFPQYAYPHTKERYAEVADYLGLSGKNADEKLESLIKAINDLKERVGIKKTIKEYGIDEAAFLSTLDAMTEQAFDDQCTGANPRYPLLSEIKEMYLKAYYGK from the coding sequence ATGAAAAAAGAGACAGAAAAGAGCTTTGCCGTAGTTGACAGCGTTGAGGCGCTTGCGGCAAGGATGAACGAGGTCCGCGAAGCGCAGCGCGCATTCGCCGGATTCACACAGCAACAGGTGGACAAAATTTTTCAAGCCGCCGCAATGGCCGCAAACAAAGCCCGCATACCGCTTGCGCGCGCGGCCTTTGAAGAGACCGGCATGGGCGTGCTTGAAGACAAAGTTATAAAAAACCACTTCGCCTCAGAATATATTTACAACTATTATAAAGACGTCAAGACCTGCGGCGTCATAGACGAAGACAAATATTTCGGGACGCAGCGCATTGCGGAACCTGTGGGCGTAATAGCGGCCGTCATTCCGACGACGAACCCGACCTCTACCGCCATTTTTAAATCGCTGCTTGCTCTGAAAACGCGCAACGGGATAATCATAAGCCCGCATCCACGCGCGAAGAACGCGACGATCCTTGCCGCGCGCACCGTGCTTGACGCGGCTGTGGCGGCGGGCGCGCCGCAGAACATCATCGCGTGGGTGGACGTGCCGTCGCTTGAACTTACAAACGAAGTGATGCACAGCGCGGATATAATTCTTGCGACTGGCGGCCCCGGCATGGTGAAGGCGGCCTACTCCAGCGGCAAACCTGCGCTTGGCGTAGGGGCGGGAAATACTCCGGCGGTCATCGACACAAGCGCCGACATCAAGCTTGCCGTCAGTTCCATCATCCATTCAAAGACATTCGACAACGGCATGATCTGCGCCTCTGAGCAGTCCGTCATCGTGCTATCTACAATCTACGACGAGGTCAGGAAGGAATTTGCCGCGCGCGGCTGCTACTTCCTGAACAAGGCGGAGACGGAGCGCGTGCGCAAGACGATAATCGTAAACGGCGCGTTAAACGCGGCGATAGTAGGCCAACGCGCCTGCAAGATAGCGCAGATGGCGGGCGTTAAGGCGCCTGAAGGTTCAAAGATACTTATCGGCGAGGTCGAGAGCGTCGATATAAGCGAGGAGTTCGCGCATGAAAAGCTCTCCCCCGTCCTTGCCATGTACCGTGCGGCGGACTTTAAAGAGGCCGTCGCAAAGGCGGAGCAGCTTGTGGCGGACGGCGGTTTCGGCCACACCTCGTCGCTTTACCTGAACGCCGTCACGGAGCGCGAGAAGCTCGATTATTTCAAGGGCCGCATGAAGACGGGCCGCGTGCTTGTAAACACGCCGTCGTCGCACGGCGGCATCGGCGACATGTACAACTTCGACACAACGCCGTCGCTTACGCTGGGCTGCGGTTCATGGGGCGGCAACTCCGTCTCGGAGAACGTAGGCGTCAAACATCTGCTGAATATCAAGACCGTGGCCGAGAGGAGAGAAAATATGCTCTGGTTCCGCACACCTCAGAAAGTCTATATAAAGAAGGGCTGCCTGCCGGTGGCGCTTTGCGAACTTAAGAACGTGCTTGGCAAAAAGAAGGTCTTCATCGTGACGGACTCCTTCCTTTACAACAACGGCTATACAAAGGCAATCACTGAAAAGCTGGACGAGATGGGCATCACTCACACCACCTTCTACAACGTTGCCCCGGACCCGACGCTTGCCTGCGCCCGCGAAGGCGCGGAGGCTATGCGCGCCTTTGCCCCGGACTGCATAATCGCACTCGGCGGCGGATCGGCTATGGACGCCGGCAAGATAATGTGGGTGATGTACGAGCATCCCGAAGCTGATTTCCTTGACATGGCGATGCGTTTCGTAGACATAAGAAAACGCGTCTACACCTTCCCAAAGATGGGCGAAAAGGCATCTTTCATCGCGGTACCAACATCCGCCGGAACAGGCTCCGAAGTGACGCCGTTTGCCGTCATAACCGACGAAAAGACCGGCGTGAAGTACCCGCTTGCCGACTACGAGCTGATGCCTAACATGGCCATCGTGGACGCCGACATGATGATGGACGCGCCGAAGGGACTGACGGCCGCCTCCGGTATAGATGCGGTGACGCACGCGCTTGAGGCCTACGCCTCTATGCTCGCCTCTGAGTTCTCAGACGCAATGGCGCTGCGCGCGCTCAGGTCGATATTCGACTACCTTCCGCGCGCCTACGAAAACGGCGCAAACGACCCCACCGCGCGTGAAAAGATGGCGCACGCCGCCTCTATGGCTGGAATGGCCTTTGCGAACGCCTTCCTCGGCGTCTGCCACTCAATGGCGCACAAGCTCGGAGCCTTCCACCATCTGCCGCACGGCACGGCCAACGCCCTGATGATAGAATATGTGCTGCGTTTCAACGCAGTGGAGACGCCGCCCAAGATGGGGACATTCCCGCAGTACGCCTACCCGCACACCAAGGAGCGCTACGCGGAGGTTGCAGACTACCTGGGACTTTCCGGCAAGAACGCCGACGAGAAACTTGAGAGCCTCATCAAAGCGATAAACGACCTCAAAGAACGCGTCGGCATCAAAAAGACAATAAAAGAATACGGCATAGACGAGGCGGCCTTTCTCTCAACGCTCGACGCAATGACGGAACAGGCCTTTGACGACCAGTGCACCGGCGCCAATCCCCGTTACCCGCTGCTTTCTGAAATAAAAGAGATGTACCTTAAAGCCTACTACGGCAAATAG